The genomic stretch TATTCTAGGTTTGCAACATTTACTTGCCATGTATGCAGGATCAATCTTGGTTCCTATCATGATTGCCAGCGCCCTCAACTATTCAGCTGAACAATTAACTTACCTAATCTCAACTGATATTTTCATGTGTGGGGTTGCTACATTCTTGCAATTGCAGTTACGTAAGCACTTTGGTGTCGGACTTCCAGTTGTTCTTGGTTGTGCCTTCCAATCTGTTGCACCGTTATCAATCATTGGGGCTAAACAAGGTTCTGGTTACATGTTTGGTGCTTTGATTGTCTCTGGTATTTATGTGATTTTGATTTCTGGCATTTTCTCAAAAATTGCTGATTTCTTCCCACCAGTTGTTACTGGTTCTGTCATCACAACTATTGGTTTAACTTTGATTCCAGTTGCTATCGGTAACATGGGTGATAACTCAGACAAACCAACAGCACAATCATTGATTTTGGCACTTGTAACCATTGCGATTGTTCTTGCGGTTAATATTTTTGCTAAAGGATTCATTAAATCAATTGCCATTTTGATTGGTTTGATTGGTGGAACGATTGTGGCTGCCTTTATGGGCTTGGTTGATACATCAGTAGTCGCTAACGCACCGCTTGTTCACATTCCACAACCATTCTACTTTGGCGCACCAAAATTTGAAATCACATCAATCATTATGATGTGTATCATTGCAACTGTTTCAATGGTTGAATCAACTGGTGTTTATCTTGCATTGTCAGATTTGACTGGTGAAAAATTAGACAGCAAACGTCTTCGTAACGGTTACCGTGCAGAAGGTGCAGCCGTTCTTCTTGGAGGTATTTTCAATACTTTCCCATATACTGGATTCTCACAAAACGTTGGTTTGGTTCGTATTTCAGGAATCAAAACACGTCGTCCAATTTACTATACAGCTTTGTTCCTTGTGATTCTTGGGCTTCTTCCAAAATTCGGTGCAATGGCACAAATGATTCCAAGTCCAGTTCTTGGTGGTGCTATGATTGTTCTTTTTGGTATGGTAGCTCTTCAAGGGATTCAAATGCTAAATCAAGTTGATTTCCAAAATAACGAATACAACTTTATCATTGCTGCGGTTTCAATCGCTTGTGGAGTTGGTTTTAACGGAACAAATCTCTTTGTTAGCCTTCCAAATACAGTTCAAATGTTCTTAACAAATGGTATTGTTATTGCTGCATTATTTGCTGTTGTTCTTAATTTGATTTTAAACGGAAAACCAAAAAAATAAGCGTTTAGACATAAATAAACACATCTAGGATTTTTCCTAGATGTGTTT from Streptococcus ruminicola encodes the following:
- a CDS encoding nucleobase:cation symporter-2 family protein — encoded protein: MHNMEMNEQKHSQAAILGLQHLLAMYAGSILVPIMIASALNYSAEQLTYLISTDIFMCGVATFLQLQLRKHFGVGLPVVLGCAFQSVAPLSIIGAKQGSGYMFGALIVSGIYVILISGIFSKIADFFPPVVTGSVITTIGLTLIPVAIGNMGDNSDKPTAQSLILALVTIAIVLAVNIFAKGFIKSIAILIGLIGGTIVAAFMGLVDTSVVANAPLVHIPQPFYFGAPKFEITSIIMMCIIATVSMVESTGVYLALSDLTGEKLDSKRLRNGYRAEGAAVLLGGIFNTFPYTGFSQNVGLVRISGIKTRRPIYYTALFLVILGLLPKFGAMAQMIPSPVLGGAMIVLFGMVALQGIQMLNQVDFQNNEYNFIIAAVSIACGVGFNGTNLFVSLPNTVQMFLTNGIVIAALFAVVLNLILNGKPKK